The Athalia rosae chromosome 7, iyAthRosa1.1, whole genome shotgun sequence genome window below encodes:
- the LOC105687973 gene encoding 40S ribosomal protein S13, whose product MGRMHAPGKGISQSALPYRRSVPTWLKLTPEDCKEHIYKLAKKGLTPSQIGVILRDSHGVAQVRFLTGNKILRIQKAMGLAPDLPEDLYYLIKKAVAIRKHLERNRKDKDSKFRLILVESRIHRLARYYKTKSTLPPNWKYESSTASALVA is encoded by the exons ATGGGTCGTATGCACGCTCCCGG AAAGGGTATTTCCCAGTCAGCGCTACCCTACAGACGCAGTGTTCCGACGTGGCTTAAACTCACGCCAGAAGATTGTAAAGAGCATATTTATAAGCTGGCCAAGAAAGGTCTGACACCTTCTCAAATAG GTGTGATTCTCCGAGATTCTCATGGAGTGGCGCAAGTACGGTTTTTGACAGGTAACAAGATTCTTCGTATCCAGAAAGCGATGGGACTAGCACCTGACCTACCCGAAGACCTATACTACCTGATCAAAAAGGCCGTAGCCATCCGTAAGCATTTGGAGCGCAACCGCAAGGATAAAGACAGCAAGTTCCGCCTGATCTTAGTCGAATCAAGAATCCACAGGCTCGCTCGTTATTACAAAACCAAAAGCACACTTCCTCCAAATTGGAAGTACGAATCATCGACCGCGAGCGCTCTTGTTGCATAA